The window GGGAGTTTTTTGATTTTTTAATATTAAAATTTTTTGTAAGCCAAGAGAAGCCGAATTGTTTTGGTTAAATGTATATATTGCTCCGCCACCCTGAGATTGATAAAAATCTAACCAATTTTTTAAAAAGCTCCTCCAAAACTCTTAGACTTTTTTAAACATTTTAGTTAAATGTATGTATATCTCGCCTCTAGTAAGCCAGCCTTTTAAAAAGGTGCTCCAAAACTCTTAGACTTTTTTAAACACATTTTAGTTTTAGTTAAATATATATAATGGCGTCCATCAAACTAAATGATTCTCGAAAAGAGTAAAATATGATTTCAACTATATTCTAATTTATTAGAAAATTAAGAAGGAAAAGGAGTTTTGTATCAGGTTTAGAAATTGCAAATCAAGCCCAGCCAAAAATAATAAATAATTTAAATTTGTTTTGTATTTACATATATGGCAAAGAGGATTTTGGAGGCAGGGTTTAAACTTTTTCAGCCATGGGCAAATGATGTAGTAAAAGGAAAATTGCATCTTCTGGTTCGTTCCATTCCTACGAAGAGAAGGGGAAGAGTAGCAGTTATAGCAACAAGAGGAATAGATGATGTTTGGCTGAGAAATGCAAGCGAAAAAGAGTTAAAAGAAATAGAAAATAAAATAGGAGCAATAGGAAGTGTGGAAATAAAAGATTGCATTGAAGTAAAGCCAAATATGGTAAAAGAAAAACTGATTAAACTTGCTGGCAAAAAATATTGGGACTACTATCCGAAATATTTGATTCCAAAAAAATTACAAAAAGATATGGTTTATATTTGGGTACTAGAAGATGCAAGAGAATGGAAGAAGCCAAAACGGATAGAAGGGGGAGGAATTATTTGGGCAAAATTAAAGTTGGAAGACGAATAAACCATGAACAGCAATATTAAATTGTATGTTGGAAAATCGTTTGAAAATAGACACGAAATAGAAGAATTTAATAAGATACTGGCAATAATAAAGGAAAATATAGATAGCTTAGGAGATTTTGTTGTAATTTTTGCTAGTTTATTCTTGGAAGGAGAAGAAATTGATTTAATCTTTTTCAACCAAAGTGCGATAATTATTATTGAAATGAAAAGTTGGAGTGGAGTTATTAAAGGAAAAGAAAATGGTGATTGGGAAGTAAACGGTAAAAAAGAAAAAAACGCTTTTCAGCAATGCATAAGAAAAAGATATGCGTTATTCGAGCATCTGAATAAAACTTATCAAAGTATTGTAAAAATTCGCTTTGATGTCTGTGCTTGGGTAGTATGCGATTATGGAGCAGATTGTTCCGGTGTAGAGTGTAGTGAAAAAAATAAAAAATGGTTTCGTACAATATCTTTGGATGACTTAGGCAAAGAATTAATAATTCAGAGATCGCCTCATGTGATAAGAGGGGGTATAGATGAAATAGAAAAAATAGCAAAAAAATTAGCTCTTAAAGAAAAGAATTTTTCAGATTGGATGAAAACAACATTGGATAAACAATATGAGGAGATAAAATATTTGTTTCCAAAAATAGAAGGAGATTATAAAGAATATGTTCTCGAGAAAAACTCTTACCAAGAATATGTAATAAGATACCCTCCTATTGAGAAAAAGGATATGCCTGTAGTTTGTTTTGTAAGAAATAAAATTACTGGAAAGGAATATATTTCTGCAGCAGTAAGAGTGCCACTCAAAATATGGGAAGATGTTGAGAATTATATCCAGAATGTGGAATACTCGTGGGATGAACTAGAGAGGGAGGACATAGATATGCAAGAAGAAGGTTTGAGTGTTAGAGTTGGTCCTCTCATTTCTCATAAAAAAGAGGGAGTACAAGTTGAAATATTAAAAGATGGCAAAAGTTTATTACCTAGCCCAAAAAGAGTATGGTTTAACATGAGGGGCATTGAACAATTTCAGGATATAATAATGGAAAGAAGAAACGAGGAAAAAGAAGGGAAAAAATGCAAGCCGAACTAAGAGAAAAGATAAGTAATTTCTTGCCTACAATAAAATCTCCAGACAATATTTATGAATTTTTTAAGTTATTAAACTATCCCAAAGAAATCCTGCTCGATAGTTCTTTTAAAAGGAAATTAGAGGGCAATAAAATTTAAGGAGAAAAACAATAGAAAATGGTATAAACTTCATAAATTGTGCAATAGCAAAGGGGAAATATTAGCTTTTGCAATAACTGAAGAAATGTAAATTCGTCTCTTTTTGAAGATTTTATAGAGCATATAACTGCTTGGCTCTAAAATTTATGGGGATAAAACATATTTTTCAAGAAAGAATTAAAATATTGCTGAAAAGTCTTCTCTTAAGAAAAATGCTTTAGCTAAATGAGAGAGTAAAAAATTTGCAGAAGAAGTTAAATTATTAGGATATGAAAAATGGGTAGATAGTTATAAAGAAATATTTAACAAAGGATATTTTTTCAAGAGTTATTTGAAAAACATAAGAGCAATTACTCTTACGAGAATTGCTATTACTCTTGTGAATAATTAATGCAATAAAGTAATTTAAAAAATTTAAGAAGGCAAAAATGATTAAAGGCAAAAATAGTAGAATCTATCTTTATTTATTCTTCATGCCCACTAATTGCGAAAGATTTATTAAGAAGAGTTATAATTATATTTTTAGGTAAGGAGAATAGAAATGATAAAAATATCCAGAGAGAGGGGTACTTCATTTTCGAGATACCCGAAGTTGGTTGAAAAAATTTTGGGTAAACCTTTTCAGCTTTCGCTCGATCAAGAGGAGACTGTATTGTCTAGTTCAAAGTATAATAAGGTTATCGCCGGTGCTGGTGCTGGGAAAACTGAGATTTTGACGAGGAGGATTGTTTACCTTATTTTGGTTAAGGGTGTGGAGCCTTCTTCTATTGTGGCTTTTACTTTTACTGAGCGGGCAGCTCAGGCAATGAAGAGTCGTATTTACCAGAGGGTGGGTGAGCTTGACGAGAACAAGTTGGGAAAGTTGGGCGAAATGTATGTTGGAACGATTCATGCGTATGCTAAGAGGATTCTTGATGATTATTTTAAGTTTGGGAATTACACCGTTTT of the Thermoplasmatales archaeon genome contains:
- a CDS encoding NERD domain-containing protein; translation: MNSNIKLYVGKSFENRHEIEEFNKILAIIKENIDSLGDFVVIFASLFLEGEEIDLIFFNQSAIIIIEMKSWSGVIKGKENGDWEVNGKKEKNAFQQCIRKRYALFEHLNKTYQSIVKIRFDVCAWVVCDYGADCSGVECSEKNKKWFRTISLDDLGKELIIQRSPHVIRGGIDEIEKIAKKLALKEKNFSDWMKTTLDKQYEEIKYLFPKIEGDYKEYVLEKNSYQEYVIRYPPIEKKDMPVVCFVRNKITGKEYISAAVRVPLKIWEDVENYIQNVEYSWDELEREDIDMQEEGLSVRVGPLISHKKEGVQVEILKDGKSLLPSPKRVWFNMRGIEQFQDIIMERRNEEKEGKKCKPN